In a genomic window of Pseudoliparis swirei isolate HS2019 ecotype Mariana Trench chromosome 20, NWPU_hadal_v1, whole genome shotgun sequence:
- the LOC130211218 gene encoding extracellular calcium-sensing receptor-like, translating to MLLFVLFVGVCGAVDDTALCEMLGSPEFPLLSKEGDITIGGAFSLHSQISKPSLSFTNAPESLICSRLNFREFRFAQTMIFAIQEINNSSSLLPNISIGYKIFDSCGSTLPSIRAVMGLMNGQESTRGKTCSRQSSVHAIIGASESSSTIVMLHIAGIFKIPVISHFATCACLSNRKEYPSFFRTIPSDYYQSRALAKLVKHFGWTWVGAVRSDNDYGNNGMATFITAASQEGVCVEYSEAISRTDPSWQVANVVRVIHSGSARVLVAFLAQGEMNILLEEALKQNLTGLQWVGSESWITAGHLATERYSGILTGSLGFTMKKTKIRGLREFLLKVNPSQKPHNNLLREFWEATFGCSFRSNLHGQTQCSGSEKLENINNPFTDVTELRISNNVYKAVYAVAHAMHNMLKCGQNDEAVNQSCNWKYNLQIKHVVKYLQVVNFTLSSGERVHFDGNGDPVAMYELVNWQRNQAGDTVFVAVGSYNASLPKGKQFIMNEKNTTWADESPKRPQSVCSESCLPGFRQAVIKGKPKCCFSCIACAAGQISNSSNTGECSHCPLEYWSNEDHSQCVPKVIEFLSFGETMGALLTAFSLFGAGLTLVVSGVFFRFHHTPLVKASNSELSFLLLFSLTLCFLCSLTFIGRPTEWSCMLRHTAFGITFALCISCILAKTLAVVIAFKAKGPTSTFPQCSAPLQRTSVLSCTLLQVLVCVVWLILAPPFPYKNTAYATERIILECNIGSPVGFWAVLVYIGILAVLCFILAFLARKVPDNFNEAKFITFSMLIFCAVWVTFIPAYVSSPGKFTVAVEIFAILASSFGLLFCIFAPKCYILLLKPERNTKKHMIGRN from the exons ATGCTACTCTTTGTTCTCTTTGTGGGAGTCTGTGGAGCAGTGGATGACACTGCACTATGTGAGATGTTGGGGAGCCCagagtttcctctgttatctaAGGAAGGAGATATTACTATTGGAGGAGCGTTCTCTCTCCATAGCCAAATATCAAAGCCTTCGCTGTCGTTCACAAATGCTCCAGAATCTCTCATATGTTCCAG GTTGAATTTTAGAGAATTTCGTTTTGCCCAAACAATGATTTTTGCGATCCAGGAGATCAACAATAGCAGCTCTCTGCTGCCTAATATCTCAATTGGTTATAAAATATTTGACAGCTGTGGTTCAACATTGCCTTCAATTCGTGCAGTAATGGGTCTAATGAATGGACAGGAAAGTACTCGGGGTAAAACCTGCTCAAGACAGTCATCTGTTCATGCCATCATCGGGGCCTCTGAGTCCTCCTCTACCATTGTGATGCTACACATTGCAGGGATTTTCAAAATACCGGTG ATCAGCCACTTTGCCACTTGTGCTTGTCTGAGTAACAGAAAGGAATATCCCTCTTTCTTCAGAACCATCCCTAGTGATTACTATCAGAGCAGAGCCTTAGCAAAACTGGTAAAGCACTTTGGCTGGACATGGGTAGGGGCAGTTAGAAGTGATAATGACTATGGTAACAATGGCATGGCAACATTTATCACAGCTGCAAGCCAAGAGGGGGTATGCGTTGAGTACTCAGAGGCCATTTCGCGGACTGACCCCAGTTGGCAGGTTGCCAATGTGGTCAGAGTGATCCACAGTGGCAGTGCAAGGGTCTTAGTTGCCTTCCTTGCCCAGGGTGAGATGAACATTCTGCTTGAGGAAGCTCTGAAGCAGAACTTGACTGGACTGCAGTGGGTGGGCAGTGAGTCCTGGATTACGGCCGGTCATCTGGCCACGGAGAGGTACTCGGGAATCCTAACAGGGTCTCTGGGTTTCAccatgaaaaaaacaaagatcAGAGGCCTGCGAGAGTTTCTTTTGAAGGTTAACCCAAGTCAAAAACCACACAATAATCTGCTGAGAGAGTTCTGGGAAGCCACATTTGGTTGCAGTTTCCGATCTAATTTGCATGGTCAGACTCAGTGCTCTGGCTCTGAGAAACTAGAGAACATCAACAATCCTTTCACAGATGTGACAGAACTCAGGATATCTAACAATGTGTATAAAGCTGTGTATGCTGTGGCTCATGCAATGCATAACATGTTAAAATGTGGACAAAACGATGAAGCTGTAAATCAGTCGTGTAACTGGAAATATAATTTACAGATTAAACAC GTGGTGAAATACCTCCAAGTTGTGAATTTTACTCTTTCGTCAGGAGAAAGAGTACATTTTGATGGAAATGGAGACCCTGTAGCAATGTATGAGCTGGTGAACTGGCAGAGAAACCAAGCAGGAGATACTGTGTTTGTGGCTGTCGGGAGCTACAATGCCTCTCTACCAAAAGGAAAACAGTTTATCATGAATGAAAAGAACACAACATGGGCTGATGAATCCCCAAAG AGGCCACAGTCTGTCTGCAGTGAGAGTTGTCTACCAGGTTTCCGGCAGGCTGTGATTAAAGGCAAGCCCAAATGCTGTTTCTCATGCATCGCCTGTGCTGCTGGACAAATCAGCAATTCCAGCA aTACGGGAGAATGCTCCCACTGTCCACTGGAGTACTGGTCAAATGAAGATCATAGCCAGTGTGTTCCAAAGGTGATTGAGTTCCTATCTTTTGGAGAAACCATGGGCGCCCTTCTCACCGCTTTCTCATTGTTTGGAGCAGGCTTAACACTGGTGGTGTCAGGTGTTTTTTTTCGGTTTCATCACACACCTCTTGTCAAAGCCAGCAACTCTGAGCTGAGCTTCCTGCTGCTCttctccttgactctgtgtttcctgtgttcTCTGACCTTCATAGGCCGGCCCACTGAGTGGTCCTGCATGCTGCGGCACACAGCATTTGGAATCACCTTTGCCTTGTGCATATCTTGTATCTTGGCGAAAACTTTAGCAGTGGTCATCGCCTTTAAGGCCAAAGGGCCAACAAGCACATTTCCTCAGTGTTCTGCTCCACTTCAGAGAACAAGTGTTCTTAGCTGTACATTACTGCAGGTGTTAGTTTGTGTTGTGTGGTTAATTCTCGCCCCACCATTCCCCTACAAAAATACAGCTTATGCCACTGAAAGGATAATTCTAGAGTGTAATATAGGTTCACCTGTAGGTTTCTGGGCTGTGCTGGTGTATATAGGAATCCTGGCTGTGCTATGCTTTATCCTTGCCTTTCTGGCTCGAAAGGTGCCTGATAATTTCAATGAAGCTAAGTTCATCACCTTTAGCATGCTGATATTCTGTGCGGTCTGGGTTACTTTTATCCCAGCGTATGTCAGTTCTCCTGGGAAGTTCACTGTAGCTGTAGAGATATTTGCTATTCTGGCCTCCAGCTTTGGCTTGCTATTTTGTATATTTGCTccaaaatgttatattttacTCCTAAAACCAGAGAGAAATACCAAAAAACATATGATCGGGAGAAACTAG
- the LOC130211219 gene encoding LOW QUALITY PROTEIN: extracellular calcium-sensing receptor-like (The sequence of the model RefSeq protein was modified relative to this genomic sequence to represent the inferred CDS: substituted 1 base at 1 genomic stop codon) — MVTSDPSSFLRLDPGELQYAFTMIFAIGEINNSSDLLPGVTLGYRIFDSCPSVPLSIRASLNLMNRYESGEESCSKHSNVHAVIGETTSTSTIGIARTMGPFNIPVISHSATCACLSKRRDYPSFFRTIPSDIHQSTALAKLMKHFGWTWVGAIRTNSDYGNGGMATFLEAAEREGVCIEYSVAIYRTDPRKWFLEVVNIIKKSTSKVIVAFADGTDLDILIKELHAHNVTGLQWVGSEGWITYRYIASPVNYAVVQGAVGFSALNAHIPGLQEFLANSRPSTTPGDQGLVELWETVFGCTLTLKAETQAEGSVAACTGKESLWDTNTRFTDVSDASLLNNVYKATYAVAQALHMLLTCKDGQGPFENNTCADWENAQPWQVLHYLTQVNFTTKIGERVFFDELGDPVARYALVNWQMDETDYIVFETIGFYDASQPEGQQFEMKSDVRAIWAGENVEVPRSVCSESXLPGTRRAFVKGKPICCFDCVTCADGEFSNSTNAVKCDKCLSEYKSSEERTNCDLKAIEYITFRELMGILLATFSVFGACMAMTIALIFFHHRQTPIVRANNSELSFLLLFSLTLCFLCSLTFIGRPTEWSCMLRHTAFGITFVLCISCVLGKTIVVLMAFRASLPGRNMMKWFGPAQQRLSVLFFTLIQVLICTLWLTINPPYPFKNMNHYKEKILLECALGSSLGFWAVLGYIGLLAVLCFVLAFLARKLPDHFNEAKFITFSMLIFCAVWITFIPAYASSPGKFTVAVEIFAILASSYGLLFCVFLPKCYIILLKPETNTKKHLLSKGTQRAI, encoded by the exons aTGGTAACATCTGAtccctcttcttttttaagACTGGACCCAGGAGAACTTCAATATGCGTTCACCATGATATTTGCCATAGGGGAGATAAACAACAGCTCAGATCTGCTGCCCGGAGTGACATTGGGTTACAGGATCTTTGACTCCTGCCCCAGTGTCCCTCTGTCCATCAGGGCATCACTTAACTTGATGAATAGGTATGAGAGTGGGGAAGAAAGCTGTAGCAAACACTCAAATGTGCATGCTGTAATAGGGGAAACCACATCTACCTCTACAATAGGTATTGCACGCACCATGGGACCCTTCAATATACCTGTG ATCAGTCATTCAGCCACCTGTGCATGTCTTAGCAAAAGAAGGGACTATCCATCTTTTTTCAGAACCATACCTAGTGACATTCACCAAAGCACAGCCCTCGCAAAACTTATGAAACACTTTGGCTGGACCTGGGTCGGGGCTATCAGAACTAATAGTGACTATGGGAATGGTGGCATGGCCACTTTCCTGGAAGCAGCAGAAAGGGAAGGCGTATGTATTGAGTACTCAGTGGCTATTTACAGAACCGATCCCAGGAAGTGGTTCTTAGAGGTGGTGAACATTATTAAGAAATCCACCTCGAAGGTCATAGTGGCGTTTGCTGATGGCACAGACCTTGACATACTTATTAAGGAGCTTCATGCTCACAATGTGACAGGACTGCAGTGGGTGGGCAGTGAGGGTTGGATCACTTATCGCTATATTGCCTCTCCAGTAAACTACGCTGTGGTGCAGGGTGCGGTGGGCTTTTCAGCATTAAATGCTCACATCCCTGGACTGCAGGAGTTCCTCGCTAACAGCCGGCCCTCCACCACACCGGGAGACCAGGGACTGGTGGAGTTGTGGGAGACGGTGTTCGGCTGCACCCTGACTCTCAAAGCAGAGACTCAAGCTGAGGGTTCAGTCGCAGCCTGCACCGGGAAGGAGTCTCTGtgggacacaaacacacgcttCACCGATGTTTCAGATGCCAGTTTACTAAATAATGTTTACAAGGCCACATATGCTGTCGCTCAAGCTTTGCACATGTTGTTGACCTGCAAAGATGGACAGGGGCCTTTTGAGAACAACACTTGTGCTGATTGGGAAAATGCCCAACCATGGCAG GTTCTGCATTACCTAACACAGGTCAATTTCACTACTAAGATTGGTGAAAGGGTTTTCTTTGATGAATTGGGCGACCCCGTGGCCCGTTATGCACTCGTAAACTGGCAGATGGATGAGACCGATTACATTGTCTTTGAAACCATTGGTTTCTATGATGCCTCACAGCCTGAGGGACAGCAGTTTGAGATGAAATCAGATGTGAGAGCTATCTGGGCAGGCGAGAATGTTGAG GTACCAAGGTCTGTTTGCAGTGAGAGCTGATTACCAGGCACCCGTCGGGCTTTTGTGAAAGGCAAGCCTATCTGCTGTTTTGATTGCGTCACCTGTGCTGACGGGGAGTTCAGCAACAGTACAA ATGCAGTGAAATGTGACAAATGCCTCTCCGAGTACAAGTCCAGCGAAGAGAGGACTAACTGTGACTTGAAAGCTATTGAGTACATCACCTTCAGGGAATTGATGGGTATACTGTTGGCCACCTTTTCCGTCTTTGGGGCCTGCATGGCGATGACTATAGCCCTCATATTTTTCCACCACAGGCAGACACCTATTGTCAGGGCCAACAACTCTGAGCTGAGCTTCCTGCTGCTCttctccttgactctgtgtttcctgtgttcTCTGACCTTCATAGGCCGGCCCACTGAGTGGTCCTGCATGCTGCGACACACAGCATTCGGCATCACCTTTGTCCTCTGTATCTCTTGTGTTCTGGGGAAAACGATAGTGGTGTTAATGGCCTTCAGGGCATCACTTCCAGGTCGCAATATGATGAAATGGTTTGGGCCTGCACAGCAGAGACTCAGTGTTCTGTTTTTCACTCTCATACAGGTTCTTATTTGCACATTATGGCTGACAATCAACCCTCCATATCCATTCAAAAATATGAACCACTATAAAGAAAAGATCCTTCTTGAATGTGCACTAGGTTCATCTCTGGGGTTCTGGGCTGTGTTAGGATACATAGGGCTTTTAGCCGTGTTATGTTTTGTACTTGCATTTTTGGCTAGAAAGTTACCTGACCATTTTAATGAAGCTAAATTCATCACCTTTAGCATGCTGATATTCTGTGCTGTCTGGATTACTTTTATCCCAGCTTATGCCAGCTCTCCTGGGAAGTTCACAGTGGCTGTGGAGATATTTGCAATTTTGGCTTCAAGTTATGGGCtgcttttttgtgtttttttgccaaAGTGCTATATAATTTTATTAAAGCCTGAGACCAATACAAAGAAACATTTGTTGAGTAAAGGGACCCAAAGAGCCATAtga